Proteins encoded together in one Shewanella acanthi window:
- a CDS encoding cell division protein ZapC translates to MLLMPQKDWQWKYNESYGVLGVSLGSEIEFLTAYRAKSLIPDALSSMEFNVLHAKFYMNLLEKLPKTLTLSDAAIVQIALNATAAHFMLTPQMPKSWFFDVSDVCVFSDVGKVFELKCQKQRALVLVVENTLQSALVMLLSPECELSGAKTLVQFETIKVMHNRLHPLRMQRHVVAA, encoded by the coding sequence ATGTTATTAATGCCGCAAAAGGATTGGCAATGGAAATATAACGAATCGTATGGAGTATTAGGCGTTTCGTTAGGTTCCGAGATAGAATTTCTGACGGCTTATAGGGCAAAATCATTAATTCCAGATGCGCTTTCAAGCATGGAATTTAATGTTTTGCACGCCAAATTCTATATGAACTTACTTGAGAAGCTGCCAAAGACATTAACTTTATCCGATGCTGCAATTGTGCAAATTGCGCTTAATGCCACAGCAGCTCACTTTATGTTGACACCACAAATGCCAAAGTCTTGGTTTTTCGATGTCAGCGATGTGTGCGTATTTAGTGATGTCGGTAAGGTCTTTGAACTCAAATGCCAGAAGCAAAGGGCGTTAGTCTTAGTGGTGGAGAATACCCTGCAGTCGGCATTGGTGATGTTATTATCGCCTGAGTGTGAATTATCGGGTGCCAAGACGTTAGTGCAATTTGAGACCATTAAAGTTATGCATAATCGTCTACATCCATTACGTATGCAGCGTCATGTTGTGGCCGCCTAA
- a CDS encoding YdbL family protein: protein MKSLLKIKPRLLMLLSLCVLSLNAFAMTLQEAKSQGYLGEQLNGYLGLVQNNPEAKAVMDDVNTKRRAHYETIAKKNNISASDVAKLAGEKAIAATDKGNFVQNAQGKWVKK, encoded by the coding sequence ATGAAATCATTACTAAAAATAAAACCACGTCTATTAATGCTGTTAAGTTTATGTGTGTTAAGCCTCAATGCCTTCGCCATGACGCTACAGGAAGCAAAATCTCAAGGTTATTTAGGTGAGCAGCTAAACGGTTATTTAGGCTTAGTGCAAAATAATCCCGAGGCCAAAGCGGTAATGGATGATGTGAATACCAAACGCCGTGCCCATTATGAAACTATCGCCAAAAAGAATAATATTTCAGCCAGTGATGTGGCAAAACTTGCTGGAGAAAAAGCCATTGCAGCCACTGACAAAGGCAATTTTGTACAGAACGCACAGGGAAAATGGGTTAAAAAATAA
- a CDS encoding YnbE family lipoprotein translates to MTPLTQISLGSLLLAGLISGCAPTVKIEPPDKPIVINLNVKIEHEIKIKVDKELDQLLTDDKLF, encoded by the coding sequence ATGACACCACTCACTCAAATCAGTTTAGGGAGCCTACTTCTCGCCGGCTTAATTTCTGGCTGCGCCCCTACAGTAAAAATTGAACCACCGGATAAGCCGATTGTCATCAATCTCAATGTGAAAATTGAACACGAAATTAAAATTAAAGTGGATAAAGAACTGGATCAATTGCTAACCGACGATAAATTGTTCTAA